ATGTCTCTGCGATCTGATGCAGCTCCACTTTCTGATCCAGTGTACACTTCCGGACTTTGATATAAAGGATTTCTTTCATCCGCACAAAAATATCTGTAAAATCGATGACCTTGATCACTTCTACCATTCGATTGAGCTGCTTTTTGATCTGCTCAAATGTCTCATCATCACTGACTGTGGCGATTGTCATTCGGGATACCGTCGGATCTTCTGTGGTTCCTACTGTCAGACTGTCCAAGTTGTAGGATTTTCCGGAAAACAGACCGGAAATCTTAGAAAGCACTCCCACCTGATTTTCCACATACAGAGAAATCCATCTTTTTTTCATACTTTTATCTGCCATCGTCCGTCTTCCTCCTAACAATCCATAATCATATCTTCCAGTGTTCCGCCCGGCTTGATCATCGGATATACCATCTCTTCCGGATCAATGATAAATTCAATCAGGGTCGGAGTTTTTGTATTTTTCTTTGCCTCTTCAAATGCTGCCGAGATCTCTTCTGTTTTTGTCACACGGATTCCTTTTGCCCCATAGCTTTCTGCCAGTTTTACAAAATCCGGCGTATACTCCGGAAATTCGGCTCCATCTGTCCGTCTCGAAAGCGCTCCTGCGCGCAGATTGGTCATCCCATAGCGTTTTCCGTAAAACAGCTTCTGCCACTGACGCACCATCCCCAGATATGTATTGTTAAATACACAGGCGATGACCGGTGTCTCCTCCAGAACTGCCGTTGCAAACTCCTGAATATTCATCTGCATACCGCCATCCCCGGAAACTGCGATCACTCGTTTCTCCGGATTACCGATCTGTGCTCCGATCGCCGCCGGGAATCCATATCCCATCGTCCCCAGTCCTCCGGACATGACAAGTTGCTTCTTTTCTGTAATCTCCGCATACTGAGACACCAGCATCATATGCTGACCGACATCTGTCGTGATGATTGCATCGTCAAACTGACGGTTCATCTCTTCAATAATATCCAGAGGGCTCATCAATGCATGCCGTTTCATCCGAAGCGGATGCTCCTCTTTCCATGCCGCGATCTGCGCAAGCCATTTTTTTGTCTCGCACTCTTCCACATACTCCGTCATCTTCGTAAGCGCTTCTTTGGCATCTGCTACGATTGGAATATCCACATGAATATTTCTGGAAATCGATGCCGTATCGATATCAATATGGACAATTTGTGCATGAGGCGCAAATTCATGCAGTTTTCCCGTGATCCGGTCATTAAAGCGCGTCCCGATGGAAAACAGCAGATCACAGCCGCTGACTGCCATATTGGCTGCATAAGCGCCGTGCATCCCCAGATTTCCGATAAACAGCGGATGATTTGTCGCAATGGCGCCTCGCCCCATGATCGTTGTCACTACCGGCACCTGTGTTTTTTCCACCACTTCTGTAAACAATGCACTGGCGCGCGCAATATTCACCCCTCCGCCTGCCAGAAACAGCGGTCGTTTTGCCTTGTGAAGCATCTTGATCGCTCTTTTCAGCTGTCCGATATGTACACTGGTATTCGGCTTATATCCTCTGATATTCACCTCTTTCGGATACTGTGCACTGCCAAGCTCCGCCATCACATCTTTCGGAAGATCGATCAGAACCGGTCCCGGCCTTCCCGTTCTTGCGATATAAAATGCCTCCTTGATGATCCGTCCAAGATCTTCCCGCTTCGTGACCGTCACACCATACTTGGTGATGCTCCGTGTGATCCCCACAATATCCACTTCCTGAAATGCATCATTTCCGATCAGATGTCTCGCCACCTGTCCGGTAAAACAGACCAGCGGAACACTGTCATAATTGGCAGTCGCAAGTCCTGTCACCAGATTGGTCGCTCCCGGTCCGCTGGTCACCAGACAGACGCCGACTTTCCCCGTTGTCCTCGCATACGCATCCGCTTCATGCACCAGTGCCTGCTCGTGTCTCGGAAGGATCACATCAATCCCGCTCTGCTTATACAGCTCATCGCTGATATCGATCGTACACGCGCCCGGATATCCGAACAATACTTCTACGTCTTCTTCTTTTAATGCTTTTACAAATAATTTGTTTCCTGAAATCTGCCTCACCTTTCACACCCTCCTTATGCAAAACGCCCCAAGCTGTCAAAAAGCTCAGGGCGAATAAAATTCCTCATACACTGAATTTCAGAGGCTTTCGCTGCTGAAATTTATCCTCATTATACGGTGTATTTTTATCTTTGTCAATTTCCTTTTCTTGATCTTTTTTAATCCAATTCGCATTTACTTCCCGTTGTTTCTGTTTTTCAGGGCTCCGATCACACTGTAGACAGCCAGCATTGCCATATTGACCACAACTACACTCGCACCTGCCGGTGTTGCATACACATAGGAAATCGTCACTCCCAGAATCAGGCATACAACCGATAGAATCGCTGAATTCAGAATCACACCCTTAAAGGTCTTAAACACCCGCATGGAAGTCAGCGCCGGAAAAATAATCAGACTGGAGATCAGAAGTGCTCCCATCATCCGCATTCCCAACACGATCGTAACTGCCGTCAACACCGCAATCAGAGTATTATACAGATTTGCACGGACTCCTGTTGCCCGGGCGAAAGTCTCATCAAAGGTGATCGCAAAAATCTTATTATAGAAAAACAGATATAAGATCAGCACCGCAACCGACAGAAGAATACTGAACTGCACATCCTCACCACTCATGGCAAGGATACTTCCGAACATATAGTTATAAACATCAGTGTTCATTCCTGTCGTCATCGAAATCACCATAATCCCGATCGCCAGTGCTCCCGTAGAAATCAGTGCAATTGCCGCATCTCCTTTGATCTTGCTGCTGCCGCTGATGCGAAGAAGCAGAACCGCAGCCACCACGACCACCGGAATTGCAACCGCCAAAGGCGCCATGTTCAGCGCAGCCGCGATGGCCAGTGCCCCGAATCCAACATGAGAAAGCCCGTCTCCGATCATCGAATAGCGTTTCAGTACCAGACTGACTCCCAGAAGTGCCGAACACAATGCCACCAGGGAACCCACCAGAAACGCCCGTACCATAAATGGATAGGACATCATTTCCATAAATGTATCAAGCATTTCCCTCACCTCCCAGAAATCTCTTGCCGACTGCACTGTTTTGATATTCCTGCGCAGTTCCGTAAAACAGGGCGCTCTCCTGCAAATGCAGGATATGGCTTGCATACTGTATCGTACTTTCGATATCATGAGACACCATGACAACTGCAATTTTAGCCTCCTTATTGATTTTTTCAATCAACTGGTAAAACTCTGCAGTCACCAGCGGATCCAGTCCTGTCACGGGCTCGTCTAACAACAGGAGCTTCTTTGTGGCACACAGCGCTCTCGCCAGCAGCACCCTCTGTTTCTGTCCGCCGGAAAGATCCCGGAAGCACTGGTGTTCCATTTCCCGGATTCCTAAAAGCTCCATATTCTCTCTGGCTGCCTTCTTATCCGCTGCACTGTAAAACGGCCGCCAGCCTCTGCTGTTGAGTCTGCCGGAAAGTACCACCTCATAGACGCTTGCCGGAAAATCTTTCTGCACGACCGTCTGCTGGGGAAGATACCCGATTTCGTCTTGCTTCAATCCGTCTCCCAGCAGAATCTGCCCTTTAAAGGGCGGTTTTAATCCAAGAAGACTTTTTACCAGCGTACTCTTTCCGGAACCATTCTCTCCCACAATGCAGAGATAATCTCCCTGCTCGATCCAAAAAGACAGATCCCGAACAACCGTCTGTCCCTCATATGCGATCGAAATTCCATCACATTTTATCAATGCCATCAGTTCAAAGCCTCCTTTAATGTTTCTACATTCTTTTTCATCATGCTCAGATAAGTCTCCCCGTCTGCAAATTCCTTTGCAGTCAGATTATGACAACTGTAAAACGTCTTCACTTTCGCATGTGTCGTCTCGGCAATGGCATTTGCAATATTCTCATTACTCAGCTCCATCTTTAAGATCACCGGAATCTGTTCTTCCTTTGCTTTGTTGATCAGAAATGCCATCGTTGCCGCACTTGGCTCCGTATCGGATGCGCAGCCCGGAAATGCCGCATAGTATTTCAGACCGTATTCATCTGCAAAATACCGGAACGGAAAACGGTCTCCAAAAAGCAGCACATCGCGTTTGGCCGAACTTACCACCTCACGAAACTCATCATCCAGCTCTTCTAAAAGACTCACATACGCTTTTTCGTTCTCTTCATAAACTGCCGTCTGCTCCGGATCCAGCTCACCCAGAACATCTGCAATCTGCTCCACAATTGCAATGGCATTCTTTGGAGACGTCCATACATGTTCATCCGGGGTCAGCGTCTCATGTGTTTCGTGCTCCTCTTCCCCGTGCTCATGCTCGTGCTCTTCCTCTTCTTCATGTTCATGACCACGTTCTTCTTTCATCCCTTCTACGTGTTCTTCATTTACCGTATCCACGCAGTCGATCAGGCGAAGCAGTCTGATATGTTCTGTATCGATGGAGTCCAGAATATCCTCCACCCATTCATCGTTCTCACCGCCCACATAAATAAACAGATCACAATTCTGAATCTTCAGAATGTCCTGCGGTGTCGGCTCATAGGAGTGTGTCTCTTCTCCCGGCTTTAAAAGCATCGATACTTCTACATTATCCCCTGCAATCTGACGTACAAAATCATACTGTGGAAAAATGGTTGTCACGACATTTACTTTCTCTTCGCCGGTCTCTTTCACAGCCCCCACTCTCTGACATCCGGCCACACTTGTCACCAAAAGAAACACACTCAGCAGCACTGCCGCCTGTTTTCTCTTGTATGTTTTTCTAAATTTCATGATATGCCTGCCTTCACTGTCGGCGCTCGTAAGTCGAAAATACATACTCCAGATCAAAACAAGTATGCTCTTCACTGACTTCTGTCATTTCCCAGTTTTCCAGCTGATCCAGATTCGGGAAATACGTATCTGCCTGATATGCATGGTCGATCTTTGTTACATATACTTTGCTGCAATAAGGAAGCATCATCCGGTAAATACTTTCTCCGCCGATCACAAAGATTTCTTCCTCATCATATTTTTTCAGTTCTTCCAGCAATTCTTCTGTTGTATGCACGATCACTGCATCTTTCACATGATAATTGGGATTCCCTGTCAGCACAATATTGGTGCGGTTCTTCAGCGGCAGACCGTTCGGAAAGCTTTCCAGCGTCTTTCTTCCCATCACAACTACCTTTCCACCTGTCATCTGACGGAAAAACTTCATATCTGCCGGAATGCTGACCAGAAGTTTGTTTTTATATCCGATTGCCCAGTTTTTATCGGCTGCTACAATTGCGTTCATATTCATTTCCTCCTTTTTTTGCACAACTCCTATACCGCGATTGGGATATTCTTGATCTGAGGATGTGTCTCATATCCATCCAGCCGTACATCATCCGGTGTAAATTCATAGAAATCCTTTACCTCTGGATTCAGCCAGAATTTCGGTGCCGGAAGCGGTTCTCTTTTGATCAGTTCCTCGATCATCGGGATATGTCTGTCATAAATATGCGCATCTGCGATCACATGAACAAACTCTCCGACCTTCATATCACACACCTGTGCCAGCATATGAAGCAGCACCGCATACTGACACACATTCCAGTTATTTGCTGCCAGTACATCCTGAGAACGTTGATTCAGGATTCCATTTAATGTCAGTTTGTCACTGTCCTTTTCTTTTGTCACATTAAATGTCATGCTGTATGCACACGGATACAGATTCATCTCATGAAGATCCTGATGCACATAGATATTCGTCATGATCCGGCGGCTGTAAGGATTGTTCTTCAGATCATAGATCACACGATCGACCTGATCCATCATTCCCTCTTTATACTGATGCTTTACCTGCATCTGATAGCCGTAGGCTTTTCCGATGGAACCGTCCTCATCTGCCCAGCTGTCCCAGATGTGACTGTTTAAATCATGAATGTTGTTGGACTTTTTCTGCCAGATCCACAGCATCTCATCCACACAGCTCTTGATTCCTGTCCTTCGCAGAGTCAGTGCCGGAAACTCTTTTGAGAGGTCATAACGGTTCACAATGCCAAATTTTTTGATGGTGTACGCAGAGGTTCCATCCTCCCATACCGGGCGTACCTTTTCTCCCTCTGTACTCGTTCCGTTGTCAATAATGTCTCTGCACATCTCTATAAATACTTTATCTGCGTAACTCAATCTTATCTTCTCCTTCTAATATTCTCTGATCATACTGCTGATCTCAGAAATGCTGTCCATTTTCTGCAGCTCTCTCAGCGCATCCTTAATATGATACTCTTTCACTTTTTCTGTACTGATGACCAGTTCAGCCGCTTCTTCCTGTACATGCTTCTGCACAACTCTGCGGATACTTACCTTATGACCGCCAAATACACTTGCCACTTTCGCCAGAACTCCCGGTTCGTTTTTCACCTGCATTCTGAGGAAAAATTTATTTTTCACTTCATCAAACGGCTTCACCGGCAGATCCTGATAGCAGGTACAGCTGATTCTTCCGTTGCATCCAAACTGCAGGTTTCTGGCAACATCAATCACATCACCGACAACAGCACTTGCCGTCGGCATCTCCCCGGCACCTCTTCCGTAAAACATCGCATCATCCACAGCATCTCCGTGCACAAAAACAGCATTGAACGAATCCCGCACGGACGACAGGGGATGCTCTTTTCCAAGCAGCACCGGATACACTCCCACTTCAATCCCTTTGTCCGTATTGTGCGCAACTGCAAGCAGCTTGATCACACAGTCAAACTCTTTTGCATAGGCAATATCTTCTGCTGTGATCTTTGTGATTCCTTCTGTATAAACATCTTTAAACTGTACTCTGGAATGAAAGGCAATGGAGGAAAGGATCGCGGCCTTTCTTCCGGCATCCAGTCCTTCCACATCCGCTGTCGGATCTGCCTCTGCATATCCCAGCTCTGTTGCTTTTGCAAGTGCAGCTTCAAAACTCATGTTTTCTTCAAACATCTTGGTTAAAATATAGTTTGTCGTTCCGTTCACGATCCCCATCACTTCTGAGATCTCATTTCCGGCAAGACACTGTTTGAGCGGACGGATGATCGGAATGGCGCCTGCCACCGATGCCTCAAACAGCAGATCACAGCCATGTGCCGCCGCAAGGTCCAAAAGCTCTCCTCCGTGTTCTGCCATCAGATCTTTATTGGCTGTCACCACATGCTTTCCGGCTCCAAGTGCTTCCTCGATCATGGACTTTGCCGGTTCGATCCCGCCCATCACTTCGATCACAATCTGAATCTCCGGATCGTTTACAATCGATTTCCAGTCCGTTGTGAGAAGCTCTGTATCCACGCCTTCTCTTTTTTTATGCAGACTGTGTACCAGGATCTTTTCCACTTCCAGCTCGGCGCCAACTGTGTGTATCATACTTTCTGATCTCCTCTGGATCAATTTGTACACTCCGCCTCCAACTGTTCCAAGTCCCAGCAATGCCACTTTGATCTTTTTATTTTCCATACTCTTCACCTCTGTTTTTGAATCCGCTGTTTTTCTTTGCTCCATCTACAGACTTCTGTTTCTATAGAGTAACAAAATCTTTTCGAAAAGTAAAGCGGACATTCTTCTGTCCGCTTCTATCTATAGCTGACCTTATTGAAAGGCAATACCATATAATTCACAGGCCTGTGTAAACAATCGCTCTGTGTTTTCTGTTGCCTGAGAAGTATTCAAAGATACACTGCTCACCAGAATTTCCCGGTCCTCCATCAACTGAACCTGTATGATCTCAGTACACGGATAAGCCACTCCATCTGCCCCGATCTGATTGCAGATCAGCTGCTGCATCACGAATCCGTCTTCTGCTACCATCTCACCTACAGTAATATCCGTATAGATTCCCGCCTGACTTTCCAATGTCTTTCGGATATTTTCCACTTCTGCCGAAATTCTCTGCTCAATCGTTTCATCCGCAGCCAGAAGTGTAAAACCTGCTTTCAGCTCAATTCCATCTTTTGCGGAAGTTGCTGTGGACTCCGTAACTGTATTCTCCCCAGCCTTGAACAATGTGACATCCGTAACCCATTGATAACCATCCAGGGATACTGTCTCAAAATCCTCATATCCTTCAATCGGAGTGCCCTCATATTCTCTCTGAACGCCCTCCTCTTCTTTCACATCTGGTTCTTCCTGTGTTTCCTCCGGAACTTCTTGTGAAATCACCGCATCCTGTGTCTGTTGTACTGTCTGATCTGAAACCGCAAACAGGCCCAGTGCGACAACTGCTATCACTTCAAGCACCAACAGAATGATACCGATTCCGCCAGTGATCGCACTGGCTATGATCGCTCCTGTACTTTTCTCCGGATCCGGACCTGTATACTCTGCCTTTCCAAACGCAAGGATTGGAAGAAAAACAATACTTAAGAAAATCAGCCCACAGGCAAATCCATCTTTCTTTCCAAACACTTTTGCCAGTTTTATCATTGTAAAAATTGCAAATATCAGATTCCCCAGCGGCAGGAATCCAAAAATAAACAGCCATCCTCTCCCCCAGGTTATCCTGGTCATTACATACAAATTATAAAACGGGATCAATGACGCCCATCCGGGTTCTCCTGCTTTACAAAATACTTTCCACATTACCGCAACACAAAAAATCAGAAGCGCCAATGCTACAATTATCATTCCTATCGCTGCTGCCATCATACCTTTTCCTCCTGTTCCTTAGCTCCCTTATCCCTTTTGATCTCTATTTCATTCTCCTCTTTTGGACTGAAGAATGATTCTTTTCGATTTTAACACATCATAGCAAAAAAGTCGATGAGAATAATTCTCTTTTTGAATATTGTAATATACAGGCAGGGATTGGTGTAAACAGTACGATTTGAACATACAATTAGAAATTTCAAAAAAATTAATTTTTTTCAAAAAAGTTGTTGACAGATAAGAACTCCTGTAGTATAGTATATATTGTTCCGAGGGGAACACAAAACAAACGCGATAGTGGCTCAGCTGGTAGAGTACGACCTTGCCAAGGTCGGGGTCGCGGGTTCGAACCCCGTCTATCGCTCTTAAGAGACTGTAGATCGAAAGATTTACAGTCTTTTTTATATTTTCAAAACCCGGCATTTCTTCCACTTCCAGTTCAATCCCTGCTTGAGTTCCCTCTCCGTTTCCTTTGATAAATCAAAAGCAATACAAAAAGAGCTCTTACTACTTGTGTAGTTGAGAGCTCTCCATAATTCACGTTCTGTATGCACCATTTTTCAAAAAATGCACACTTCTTCACATTATTCTTCTGTTTTTACATCTTTTGCATCCAACTTCAGTCCCAGTTCTTCCAACTGTTTATTGTCTGCCATACTTGGAGCCTGTGTCATCAGGCAGGATGCGTCTTTGATCTTCGGGAATGCCATCACATCACGGATACTGTCTTCTTTTGCCATCAGCATGACCATTCTGTCCAGACCATATGCCAGTCCTGCGTGAGGCGGTACTCCGTATTTGAATGCATCCAGAAGGAAGCCAAACTGCTCATATGCCTGCTCTTTTGTAAATCCAAGCACCTCAAACATCTTCTCCTGTACGTCGTTCTGGAAGATTCTTACACTTCCTCCACCGATCTCATTTCCATTTAAGACGATATCGTACGCTTTTGCACGGACTCTGCCCGGCTCGAAATCAATATACTGCAGATCTTCTTCCATCGGCATCGTGAATGGGTGATGCATTGCCAGATAACGATTCTGCTCATCGCTCCACTCAAGCAGCGGGAATTCTGTAACCCACAGGAAATTGTACTGATTCTTGTCCAGAAGTTCCATCTGTTTTGCCAGTTCCAGACGTAAATTTCCAAGAACATCCCATACAACTTTGTTCTTGTCTGCCGCAAAGAGCAGTAAATCTCCTGCTTCTCCGTTCATTGCTGCAATCAGATTGTTCATCTC
This window of the Mediterraneibacter gnavus ATCC 29149 genome carries:
- the ilvN gene encoding acetolactate synthase small subunit, with product MADKSMKKRWISLYVENQVGVLSKISGLFSGKSYNLDSLTVGTTEDPTVSRMTIATVSDDETFEQIKKQLNRMVEVIKVIDFTDIFVRMKEILYIKVRKCTLDQKVELHQIAETFKGKVIDCDRDSLLLEFVQTGTKNDAVVKLIKEEFKSIEVVRGGSVGIESISMMER
- the ilvB gene encoding biosynthetic-type acetolactate synthase large subunit, which gives rise to MRQISGNKLFVKALKEEDVEVLFGYPGACTIDISDELYKQSGIDVILPRHEQALVHEADAYARTTGKVGVCLVTSGPGATNLVTGLATANYDSVPLVCFTGQVARHLIGNDAFQEVDIVGITRSITKYGVTVTKREDLGRIIKEAFYIARTGRPGPVLIDLPKDVMAELGSAQYPKEVNIRGYKPNTSVHIGQLKRAIKMLHKAKRPLFLAGGGVNIARASALFTEVVEKTQVPVVTTIMGRGAIATNHPLFIGNLGMHGAYAANMAVSGCDLLFSIGTRFNDRITGKLHEFAPHAQIVHIDIDTASISRNIHVDIPIVADAKEALTKMTEYVEECETKKWLAQIAAWKEEHPLRMKRHALMSPLDIIEEMNRQFDDAIITTDVGQHMMLVSQYAEITEKKQLVMSGGLGTMGYGFPAAIGAQIGNPEKRVIAVSGDGGMQMNIQEFATAVLEETPVIACVFNNTYLGMVRQWQKLFYGKRYGMTNLRAGALSRRTDGAEFPEYTPDFVKLAESYGAKGIRVTKTEEISAAFEEAKKNTKTPTLIEFIIDPEEMVYPMIKPGGTLEDMIMDC
- a CDS encoding metal ABC transporter permease; translated protein: MLDTFMEMMSYPFMVRAFLVGSLVALCSALLGVSLVLKRYSMIGDGLSHVGFGALAIAAALNMAPLAVAIPVVVVAAVLLLRISGSSKIKGDAAIALISTGALAIGIMVISMTTGMNTDVYNYMFGSILAMSGEDVQFSILLSVAVLILYLFFYNKIFAITFDETFARATGVRANLYNTLIAVLTAVTIVLGMRMMGALLISSLIIFPALTSMRVFKTFKGVILNSAILSVVCLILGVTISYVYATPAGASVVVVNMAMLAVYSVIGALKNRNNGK
- a CDS encoding metal ABC transporter ATP-binding protein, with translation MALIKCDGISIAYEGQTVVRDLSFWIEQGDYLCIVGENGSGKSTLVKSLLGLKPPFKGQILLGDGLKQDEIGYLPQQTVVQKDFPASVYEVVLSGRLNSRGWRPFYSAADKKAARENMELLGIREMEHQCFRDLSGGQKQRVLLARALCATKKLLLLDEPVTGLDPLVTAEFYQLIEKINKEAKIAVVMVSHDIESTIQYASHILHLQESALFYGTAQEYQNSAVGKRFLGGEGNA
- a CDS encoding metal ABC transporter substrate-binding protein, which translates into the protein MKFRKTYKRKQAAVLLSVFLLVTSVAGCQRVGAVKETGEEKVNVVTTIFPQYDFVRQIAGDNVEVSMLLKPGEETHSYEPTPQDILKIQNCDLFIYVGGENDEWVEDILDSIDTEHIRLLRLIDCVDTVNEEHVEGMKEERGHEHEEEEEHEHEHGEEEHETHETLTPDEHVWTSPKNAIAIVEQIADVLGELDPEQTAVYEENEKAYVSLLEELDDEFREVVSSAKRDVLLFGDRFPFRYFADEYGLKYYAAFPGCASDTEPSAATMAFLINKAKEEQIPVILKMELSNENIANAIAETTHAKVKTFYSCHNLTAKEFADGETYLSMMKKNVETLKEALN
- a CDS encoding dihydrofolate reductase produces the protein MNAIVAADKNWAIGYKNKLLVSIPADMKFFRQMTGGKVVVMGRKTLESFPNGLPLKNRTNIVLTGNPNYHVKDAVIVHTTEELLEELKKYDEEEIFVIGGESIYRMMLPYCSKVYVTKIDHAYQADTYFPNLDQLENWEMTEVSEEHTCFDLEYVFSTYERRQ
- the thyA gene encoding thymidylate synthase: MSYADKVFIEMCRDIIDNGTSTEGEKVRPVWEDGTSAYTIKKFGIVNRYDLSKEFPALTLRRTGIKSCVDEMLWIWQKKSNNIHDLNSHIWDSWADEDGSIGKAYGYQMQVKHQYKEGMMDQVDRVIYDLKNNPYSRRIMTNIYVHQDLHEMNLYPCAYSMTFNVTKEKDSDKLTLNGILNQRSQDVLAANNWNVCQYAVLLHMLAQVCDMKVGEFVHVIADAHIYDRHIPMIEELIKREPLPAPKFWLNPEVKDFYEFTPDDVRLDGYETHPQIKNIPIAV
- a CDS encoding homoserine dehydrogenase, encoding MENKKIKVALLGLGTVGGGVYKLIQRRSESMIHTVGAELEVEKILVHSLHKKREGVDTELLTTDWKSIVNDPEIQIVIEVMGGIEPAKSMIEEALGAGKHVVTANKDLMAEHGGELLDLAAAHGCDLLFEASVAGAIPIIRPLKQCLAGNEISEVMGIVNGTTNYILTKMFEENMSFEAALAKATELGYAEADPTADVEGLDAGRKAAILSSIAFHSRVQFKDVYTEGITKITAEDIAYAKEFDCVIKLLAVAHNTDKGIEVGVYPVLLGKEHPLSSVRDSFNAVFVHGDAVDDAMFYGRGAGEMPTASAVVGDVIDVARNLQFGCNGRISCTCYQDLPVKPFDEVKNKFFLRMQVKNEPGVLAKVASVFGGHKVSIRRVVQKHVQEEAAELVISTEKVKEYHIKDALRELQKMDSISEISSMIREY
- a CDS encoding DUF5684 domain-containing protein; its protein translation is MMAAAIGMIIVALALLIFCVAVMWKVFCKAGEPGWASLIPFYNLYVMTRITWGRGWLFIFGFLPLGNLIFAIFTMIKLAKVFGKKDGFACGLIFLSIVFLPILAFGKAEYTGPDPEKSTGAIIASAITGGIGIILLVLEVIAVVALGLFAVSDQTVQQTQDAVISQEVPEETQEEPDVKEEEGVQREYEGTPIEGYEDFETVSLDGYQWVTDVTLFKAGENTVTESTATSAKDGIELKAGFTLLAADETIEQRISAEVENIRKTLESQAGIYTDITVGEMVAEDGFVMQQLICNQIGADGVAYPCTEIIQVQLMEDREILVSSVSLNTSQATENTERLFTQACELYGIAFQ